The Streptomyces pactum genome contains a region encoding:
- a CDS encoding histidine phosphatase family protein, which produces MALRVTFVAAARSSSLLAERFDDDRPLDQGGWDEVLRAGGELLPLAAAELRYCSPTPRSRATGDAIGCVPLVQLALRDCDMGRWRGLTLGEAMAREPAAVDAWLADPRTAPHGGEPLLAFITRVGDWLDTRPGEDGDRIVAVAEPSVIRAALVYVLKAPPATYWNLDVRPLSTATVTGRAGRWNLRFEGASASRS; this is translated from the coding sequence ATGGCGCTTCGGGTCACGTTTGTCGCGGCCGCACGCAGCTCGTCGCTGCTCGCGGAGCGCTTCGACGACGACCGGCCGCTCGACCAGGGTGGCTGGGACGAGGTGCTGCGCGCCGGGGGCGAGCTGCTGCCGCTCGCGGCGGCCGAGTTGCGCTACTGCTCGCCCACGCCCCGCAGCCGCGCCACCGGGGACGCCATCGGCTGCGTGCCGCTGGTGCAACTCGCCCTGCGGGACTGTGACATGGGCCGCTGGCGCGGACTGACTCTCGGCGAGGCCATGGCCCGCGAGCCGGCCGCCGTGGACGCCTGGCTCGCCGACCCGCGGACGGCACCGCACGGCGGGGAGCCGCTGCTGGCCTTCATCACCCGGGTCGGCGACTGGCTCGACACCCGCCCCGGCGAGGACGGCGACCGCATCGTCGCCGTGGCCGAGCCGTCCGTGATCCGGGCCGCGCTGGTGTACGTCCTGAAAGCGCCGCCCGCGACGTACTGGAACCTGGACGTCCGCCCCCTGTCGACGGCCACCGTCACGGGGCGCGCGGGCCGCTGGAACCTCCGCTTCGAAGGGGCGTCGGCCTCGAGGTCCTAA
- a CDS encoding PLP-dependent aminotransferase family protein: MQERSSVADLANQLRRELDRYSPGGKLPSSRALVDRFRVSPVTVSRALAQLSAEGLVVTRPGAGAFRARRRESAAPAGDTSWQEVALSADGAADLVPRSVDASGVLVSLSAPPPGVVEFNGGYLHTSLQPERAMAAALSRAGRRPGAWGRPPMEGLPELREWFARGIGGAITAAEVLITAGGQSALTTALRALAPPGAPVLVESPTYPGMLAIARAAGLRPVPVPVDADGVRPALLADAFRATGARIFVCQPLFQNPTGAVLAPERRGEVLRIARAAGAFVVEDDFVRRLVHEDAGPLPAPLAADDPDGVVVHVCSLTKATSPSFRVGALAARGPVLERLRAIQVVDTFFVPRPLQEAALELVGSPAWPRHLRAVSAELRARRDAMTSALLRHLPEVALSHVPSGGYHLWPRLPDGTDETALTAAALRAGVAVTPGRPYFSAEPPAAHLRLSFAAVGGVGEIAEGVRRLRTACAEVWGSRS, encoded by the coding sequence ATGCAAGAGCGTAGCAGTGTCGCTGACCTGGCGAACCAACTGCGGCGGGAGCTCGACCGCTACTCACCCGGCGGAAAGCTCCCGTCCAGCCGTGCCCTCGTCGACCGGTTCCGGGTGAGCCCGGTGACCGTCTCCCGCGCCCTGGCGCAACTGTCCGCCGAGGGGCTGGTGGTCACCCGCCCCGGCGCCGGGGCCTTCCGCGCCCGGCGACGCGAGTCGGCCGCGCCCGCCGGGGACACCTCGTGGCAGGAGGTCGCGCTGAGCGCCGACGGCGCCGCCGACCTCGTACCGCGCTCGGTGGACGCCTCCGGGGTGCTGGTCTCGCTGTCCGCGCCGCCGCCCGGGGTCGTGGAGTTCAACGGCGGCTACCTGCACACGTCGCTGCAGCCGGAGCGGGCGATGGCGGCGGCGCTGTCCCGGGCCGGGCGACGTCCCGGCGCGTGGGGCCGGCCGCCGATGGAGGGGCTGCCGGAGCTGCGGGAGTGGTTCGCGCGCGGTATCGGCGGGGCCATCACGGCGGCGGAGGTGCTGATCACCGCGGGCGGCCAGTCCGCGCTGACCACCGCGCTGCGCGCCCTCGCCCCGCCCGGCGCTCCCGTCCTCGTCGAGTCCCCGACCTACCCCGGCATGCTGGCCATCGCGCGTGCGGCCGGCCTGCGCCCGGTACCGGTGCCCGTGGACGCGGACGGCGTGCGGCCGGCCCTGCTCGCCGACGCCTTCCGGGCGACCGGCGCCCGCATCTTCGTCTGCCAGCCCCTGTTCCAGAACCCGACCGGCGCCGTGCTCGCCCCCGAGCGGCGCGGTGAGGTGCTGCGCATCGCCCGCGCGGCGGGCGCCTTCGTCGTCGAGGACGACTTCGTACGGCGGCTGGTGCACGAGGACGCGGGCCCGCTGCCGGCCCCGCTCGCCGCCGACGACCCGGACGGCGTCGTCGTCCACGTCTGCTCGCTGACCAAGGCGACCTCGCCCAGCTTCCGGGTCGGCGCCCTGGCCGCGCGCGGACCGGTGCTGGAGCGGCTGCGCGCCATCCAGGTCGTCGACACCTTCTTCGTGCCCCGGCCCCTGCAGGAAGCGGCGCTGGAGCTCGTCGGCTCGCCCGCCTGGCCCCGCCATCTGCGCGCCGTCTCGGCCGAGTTGCGGGCCCGCCGGGACGCGATGACGTCCGCACTGCTGCGGCACCTGCCCGAGGTCGCCCTGTCCCACGTACCCTCCGGCGGCTACCACCTGTGGCCGCGCCTGCCCGACGGCACCGACGAGACCGCCCTCACCGCGGCCGCCCTGCGCGCGGGCGTCGCCGTCACCCCGGGCCGGCCCTACTTCAGCGCCGAACCGCCGGCCGCCCACCTCCGGCTGAGCTTCGCGGCGGTCGGAGGCGTCGGGGAGATCGCGGAAGGGGTACGGCGCCTGCGCACGGCCTGCGCGGAGGTGTGGGGCAGCCGCTCATGA
- a CDS encoding 3-hydroxybutyryl-CoA dehydrogenase: protein MTGISGDIARVGVVGCGQMGAGIAEVCARSGLEVMVAETTGEALEIGRTRLYNSLAKAAERGKITEEEREATQARLSFTTDLGEFADRDLVIEAVVENEQVKTEIFQVLDQVVTRPDAILASNTSSIPLVKLAVATSRPDHVIGIHFFNPAPVQQLVELIPALTTSEGTLSRSQLFTEKVLGKHSIRAQDRSGFVVNALLIPYLLSAIRMFESGIASREDIDNGMEMGCAHPMGPLKLADLIGLDTVASVAFSMYEEYKEPLYAAPPLLQRMVDAGRLGRKSGSGFYSYG from the coding sequence GTGACCGGCATCTCGGGAGATATCGCACGCGTCGGCGTGGTGGGCTGCGGTCAGATGGGGGCGGGCATCGCCGAGGTGTGCGCCCGCTCCGGTCTGGAGGTGATGGTCGCCGAGACCACCGGCGAAGCCCTGGAGATCGGCCGGACCCGGTTGTACAACTCGCTCGCCAAGGCCGCCGAGCGCGGCAAGATCACCGAGGAGGAGCGGGAGGCGACGCAGGCGCGCCTGAGCTTCACCACCGACCTCGGCGAGTTCGCCGACCGTGATCTGGTGATCGAGGCCGTCGTCGAGAACGAGCAGGTCAAGACCGAGATTTTCCAGGTGCTCGACCAGGTCGTGACCCGGCCTGACGCGATCCTGGCCTCCAACACCTCCTCGATCCCGCTGGTGAAGCTGGCGGTCGCCACCTCGCGGCCCGACCACGTCATCGGCATCCACTTCTTCAACCCGGCCCCGGTGCAGCAGCTCGTCGAGCTGATCCCGGCGCTCACCACCTCCGAGGGCACCCTCAGCCGGTCGCAGCTCTTCACCGAGAAGGTGCTGGGCAAGCACTCCATCCGCGCCCAGGACCGCTCCGGCTTCGTGGTCAACGCGCTGCTGATCCCCTACCTGCTGTCCGCGATCCGGATGTTCGAGTCGGGCATCGCCAGCCGCGAGGACATCGACAACGGCATGGAGATGGGCTGCGCCCACCCGATGGGGCCGCTGAAGCTGGCCGACCTGATCGGCCTGGACACGGTCGCCTCGGTCGCGTTCTCGATGTACGAGGAGTACAAGGAGCCGCTGTACGCCGCTCCCCCGCTGCTCCAGCGCATGGTCGACGCGGGCCGGCTGGGCCGCAAGAGCGGCTCGGGCTTCTACTCGTACGGCTGA
- a CDS encoding tail fiber domain-containing protein produces the protein MVSASPVNGYAVLETVAALPVSTWRYLWEPEGVRHLGPMAQDWHAAFGLNPDDTTIPVVDGLGVALVCIQALDRRVEELTAEVDRLREAASPNTPGAA, from the coding sequence GTGGTATCGGCCAGCCCGGTCAACGGTTACGCGGTTCTGGAGACCGTGGCCGCGCTGCCCGTCAGTACCTGGCGCTACCTCTGGGAGCCCGAAGGCGTGCGTCACCTGGGGCCGATGGCCCAGGACTGGCACGCCGCCTTCGGCTTGAACCCCGACGACACCACCATCCCCGTCGTCGACGGCCTCGGCGTCGCCCTGGTGTGCATCCAGGCACTGGACCGCCGCGTGGAAGAGCTCACGGCCGAAGTGGATCGTCTGCGAGAAGCCGCGAGCCCGAACACGCCCGGCGCCGCGTGA
- a CDS encoding DMT family transporter, which translates to MRAESSAISSSTIAVGGSDTAPRRSLSGTLQAALGVVAFSLTFPATAWGLEGFGPWSLIAVRSVLAAVIAGGCLLAVRAPLPERRHWFGLAVVAGGVVLGFPLLTTLALRTSTTAHAAVVVGLLPLTTALLSALRIGTRPSRTFWTAALAGAAAVLAFTVQQSGGALTTADAFLFAALVVCAAGYTEGGRLARVMPGWQVIGWALVLSLPLTVPMAAVALSFEPVHLTAHSVTGLLWVAAGSQFLGLVVWYRGMAAIGIPKASQLQLAQPLLTLVWSVLLLGEHLTVAAPLTAAAVLVCIAVTQRARG; encoded by the coding sequence ATGAGAGCAGAGAGTAGCGCTATCAGCTCATCGACGATAGCGGTCGGCGGTTCGGACACGGCACCCCGCAGGAGCTTGTCCGGCACCCTCCAAGCCGCCCTCGGTGTCGTCGCCTTCTCCCTCACCTTCCCCGCCACCGCGTGGGGCCTCGAGGGCTTCGGCCCGTGGTCGCTCATCGCCGTGCGCAGCGTCCTCGCCGCGGTGATCGCCGGTGGCTGTCTGCTGGCGGTGCGCGCGCCGCTGCCCGAACGGCGGCACTGGTTCGGGCTCGCGGTGGTGGCCGGCGGCGTCGTCCTCGGCTTCCCGCTGCTGACCACGCTCGCCCTGCGGACCTCGACCACCGCGCACGCCGCCGTCGTGGTCGGCCTCCTCCCCCTGACCACCGCGCTGCTGTCCGCCCTGCGCATCGGCACCCGCCCCTCGCGCACCTTCTGGACGGCGGCCCTGGCGGGTGCGGCGGCCGTGCTCGCCTTCACCGTGCAGCAGAGCGGCGGCGCCCTGACCACGGCGGACGCCTTCCTCTTCGCGGCGCTGGTGGTGTGCGCGGCCGGCTACACCGAGGGTGGCCGGCTGGCCCGGGTCATGCCGGGATGGCAGGTCATCGGGTGGGCGCTGGTGCTGAGCCTGCCGCTGACCGTGCCGATGGCGGCCGTCGCCCTGTCGTTCGAGCCGGTGCACCTGACGGCGCACAGCGTGACCGGGCTGCTGTGGGTCGCGGCGGGTTCGCAGTTCCTGGGCCTGGTCGTCTGGTACCGGGGCATGGCGGCCATCGGCATCCCCAAGGCCAGCCAGTTGCAGCTCGCCCAGCCGCTGCTCACACTGGTGTGGTCGGTACTTCTCCTGGGCGAGCACCTGACGGTGGCCGCTCCGCTGACGGCCGCGGCGGTATTGGTGTGCATCGCGGTCACCCAGCGGGCCCGGGGCTGA
- a CDS encoding alpha-L-arabinofuranosidase C-terminal domain-containing protein, giving the protein MSRTRWRLGLSVTALLTASALLPSPAHAEAVTDYAITVDPSAEGAAIDDTMYGVFYEDINRAADGGLYAELVQNRSFEYSTADNASYTPLTSWAADGTAEVVNDDGRLNERNRNYLSLGAGSSVTNAGYNTGIRVEEGEKYDFSVWARAEGGTTLTVTLRDAAGTLAKVRQVAAKGEWRKYTATFKATRTSNRGRLAVATTAPAALDMVSLFPRDTYRNQPNGLRKDLAEKIEALNPGFLRFPGGCLVNTGSMEDYSEASGWQRERSYQWKDTVGPVEERATNANFWGYNQSYGLGYYEYFRFAEDIGAMPLPVVPALVTGCGQNKATDDDALLKRHIQDALDLIEFANGPRTSEWGGLRAEMGHPKPFHLTHIGVGNEENLPREFMARFKEFRAAIEAKYPDITVVSNSGPDDSGTTFDTAWRLNREAGVEMVDEHYYNSPQWFLQNNDRYDSYDRNGPKVFLGEYASQGNTWKNALSEAAFMTGLERNADIVKLASYAPLLANEDYVQWSPDMIWFNNHASWNSANYEVQKLFMNNTGDHVVPSKATGTPAVSGPIAGAVGLSTWATSAAYDDVKVTSAEGESLLTDDFSGDASQWTHSGAGSWTVQDGQYVQTDAAAENTLVTAGDPAWKDYDLHVKATKKSGKEGFLVAFGVQDTGNYYWWNLGGWNNTQSAVEQASDGGKSTLISKAGSIETGRAYDIDIKVRGRQVTLYLDGEEWGSFTDDKPAEPFRQIVTEDARTGELIVKVVNAQDTAARTAVDLGGAKVAPKARVTTLAAGQDAVNTETDTPVTPVRSTFSGVASEFTYTFPANSVTFLRIRQQR; this is encoded by the coding sequence ATGTCACGCACCCGCTGGAGACTCGGTCTCAGCGTCACCGCCCTCCTGACCGCCTCGGCCCTGCTGCCGTCACCGGCGCACGCGGAGGCCGTCACCGACTACGCGATCACCGTCGACCCGTCCGCCGAGGGCGCCGCGATCGACGACACGATGTACGGCGTCTTCTACGAGGACATCAACCGCGCCGCCGACGGCGGCCTGTACGCCGAACTCGTGCAGAACCGTTCCTTCGAGTACTCCACCGCCGACAACGCCTCCTACACACCGCTCACCTCCTGGGCGGCCGACGGCACCGCCGAGGTGGTGAACGACGACGGCCGCCTCAACGAGCGCAACCGCAACTACCTCTCCCTGGGCGCCGGTTCGTCCGTCACCAACGCCGGCTACAACACCGGTATCCGGGTGGAGGAGGGCGAGAAGTACGACTTCTCGGTGTGGGCCCGGGCCGAGGGCGGCACCACCCTCACCGTCACCCTCCGGGACGCGGCGGGCACGCTCGCCAAGGTGCGCCAGGTCGCCGCGAAGGGGGAGTGGCGCAAGTACACCGCCACCTTCAAGGCGACCCGCACCAGCAACCGCGGCCGCCTCGCCGTCGCCACCACCGCGCCGGCCGCTCTCGACATGGTGTCCCTCTTCCCGCGGGACACCTACCGGAACCAGCCCAACGGCCTGCGCAAGGACCTCGCCGAGAAGATCGAGGCCCTGAACCCCGGCTTCCTGCGCTTCCCCGGCGGCTGCCTGGTCAACACCGGCTCCATGGAGGACTACAGCGAGGCGAGCGGCTGGCAGCGCGAACGCAGCTACCAGTGGAAGGACACCGTAGGCCCGGTCGAGGAGCGCGCCACCAACGCCAACTTCTGGGGTTACAACCAGAGCTACGGTCTCGGCTACTACGAGTACTTCCGCTTCGCCGAGGACATCGGCGCCATGCCGCTGCCCGTCGTGCCCGCCCTGGTCACCGGCTGCGGCCAGAACAAGGCCACCGACGACGACGCGCTGCTGAAGCGGCACATCCAGGACGCCCTCGACCTCATCGAGTTCGCCAACGGTCCCCGCACCAGCGAGTGGGGCGGCCTGCGGGCCGAGATGGGCCATCCCAAGCCCTTCCACCTCACCCACATAGGCGTCGGCAACGAGGAGAACCTGCCCCGGGAGTTCATGGCCCGCTTCAAGGAGTTCCGCGCGGCGATCGAGGCGAAGTACCCGGACATCACCGTCGTCTCCAACTCCGGCCCGGACGACTCCGGCACCACCTTCGACACCGCCTGGCGGCTGAACCGCGAGGCCGGCGTCGAGATGGTCGACGAGCACTACTACAACAGCCCGCAGTGGTTCCTGCAGAACAACGACCGCTACGACTCGTACGACAGGAACGGCCCCAAGGTCTTCCTCGGCGAGTACGCCTCCCAGGGCAACACCTGGAAGAACGCGCTGTCCGAGGCCGCCTTCATGACCGGCCTCGAGCGCAACGCGGACATCGTCAAGCTCGCCTCCTACGCCCCGCTGCTCGCCAACGAGGACTACGTGCAGTGGAGCCCGGACATGATCTGGTTCAACAACCACGCGTCCTGGAACTCGGCCAACTACGAGGTCCAGAAGCTCTTCATGAACAACACCGGTGACCACGTGGTCCCCTCCAAGGCGACCGGTACACCGGCCGTCAGCGGCCCCATCGCCGGCGCCGTCGGCCTGTCGACCTGGGCGACCAGCGCGGCCTACGACGACGTGAAGGTCACCTCGGCCGAGGGGGAGAGCCTCCTGACCGACGACTTCTCCGGTGACGCGTCGCAGTGGACCCACTCGGGTGCCGGTAGCTGGACCGTCCAGGACGGCCAGTACGTCCAGACCGACGCCGCCGCCGAGAACACCCTGGTCACGGCGGGCGACCCGGCCTGGAAGGACTACGACCTGCACGTGAAGGCCACGAAGAAGTCCGGCAAGGAGGGCTTCCTCGTCGCCTTCGGCGTCCAGGACACCGGCAACTACTACTGGTGGAACCTGGGCGGCTGGAACAACACCCAGTCCGCCGTCGAACAGGCCTCGGACGGCGGCAAGTCGACGCTGATCTCCAAGGCCGGGTCGATCGAGACGGGCCGCGCCTACGACATCGACATCAAGGTGCGGGGCCGCCAGGTGACCCTGTACCTCGACGGCGAGGAGTGGGGCAGCTTCACCGACGACAAGCCGGCCGAGCCGTTCCGCCAGATCGTCACCGAGGACGCGCGGACCGGCGAGCTGATCGTCAAGGTCGTCAACGCCCAGGACACGGCGGCCCGCACGGCCGTCGACCTCGGCGGCGCCAAGGTCGCCCCCAAGGCCCGCGTCACCACGCTGGCCGCCGGCCAGGACGCGGTCAACACCGAGACGGACACGCCGGTCACCCCGGTGCGGTCGACCTTCTCGGGGGTGGCGAGCGAGTTCACGTACACCTTCCCGGCGAACTCGGTGACGTTCCTGCGGATCAGGCAGCAGCGGTAG
- the argC gene encoding N-acetyl-gamma-glutamyl-phosphate reductase — translation MAVRAAVAGASGYAGGELLRLLLAHPEVEIGALTGNSNAGQRLGTLQPHLLPLADRVLEATTPEILAGHDVVFLALPHGQSAAVAEQLGPDVLVIDMGADFRLVDAGAWEKFYGSPHAGTWPYGLPELPGARAALEGSKRVAVPGCYPTAVSLALFPAYAASLAEPEAVIVAASGTSGAGKAAKPHLLGSEVMGSMSPYGVGGGHRHTPEIVQNLGAVAGEPVSVSFTPTLAPMPRGILATCTAKAKPEVTAESVRAAYEKAFADEPFVHLLPEGQWPATASVHGSNAVSVQVAYDADAGRIIAISALDNLAKGTAGGAVQSMNIALGLDETTGLTTIGVAP, via the coding sequence ATGGCAGTACGTGCGGCGGTGGCCGGAGCGAGCGGGTATGCGGGCGGTGAGCTGCTGCGTCTGCTCCTCGCGCACCCCGAGGTCGAGATCGGCGCTCTGACCGGCAACTCCAACGCGGGTCAGAGGCTCGGCACGCTGCAGCCGCATCTGCTGCCGCTGGCCGACCGGGTCCTGGAGGCGACGACGCCCGAGATCCTCGCCGGACACGATGTCGTGTTCCTGGCGCTGCCGCACGGGCAGTCCGCCGCCGTGGCCGAGCAGCTCGGCCCGGACGTGCTGGTGATCGACATGGGCGCCGACTTCCGCCTCGTGGACGCCGGTGCCTGGGAGAAGTTCTACGGCTCCCCGCACGCCGGCACCTGGCCCTACGGCCTGCCCGAACTGCCGGGTGCCCGAGCCGCGCTGGAGGGGTCCAAGCGCGTCGCGGTGCCCGGTTGCTACCCGACCGCCGTGTCCCTGGCGCTCTTCCCGGCCTACGCCGCCTCGCTCGCCGAGCCCGAGGCCGTGATCGTCGCCGCGTCCGGCACCTCCGGCGCGGGCAAGGCGGCCAAGCCGCACCTGCTGGGCAGCGAGGTCATGGGCTCCATGTCGCCGTACGGCGTCGGCGGCGGCCACCGGCACACCCCCGAGATCGTCCAGAACCTCGGCGCGGTCGCCGGTGAACCGGTCTCCGTCTCCTTCACCCCGACCCTCGCGCCGATGCCCCGCGGCATCCTCGCCACCTGCACCGCGAAGGCGAAGCCCGAAGTCACCGCCGAGTCCGTGCGCGCCGCCTACGAGAAGGCCTTCGCCGACGAGCCCTTCGTGCACCTGCTGCCCGAGGGCCAGTGGCCCGCGACCGCGTCCGTCCACGGTTCCAACGCCGTATCGGTCCAGGTCGCGTACGACGCCGACGCGGGCCGCATCATCGCCATCAGCGCCCTCGACAACCTGGCCAAGGGCACCGCGGGCGGTGCCGTCCAGAGCATGAACATCGCCCTGGGTCTCGACGAGACCACCGGACTGACGACGATCGGAGTCGCGCCGTGA
- a CDS encoding DUF1918 domain-containing protein produces MHATKGDKLIQHGRVVGEHDKVAEIVEVMGEEGAPPYRVRFEDGHEAVCSPGPDSEIRHREIQL; encoded by the coding sequence ATGCACGCAACCAAGGGCGACAAGCTCATCCAGCACGGCCGGGTCGTCGGTGAGCACGACAAGGTGGCGGAGATCGTCGAAGTCATGGGCGAGGAGGGTGCTCCCCCGTACCGGGTCCGGTTCGAGGACGGGCACGAGGCGGTGTGCTCGCCCGGCCCCGACTCCGAGATCCGGCACAGGGAGATCCAGCTCTAG
- a CDS encoding glycoside hydrolase family 10 protein translates to MGRVSRRAFAVAALSAFTMAPRASAAPVPSDAPTPPAPLPAPERPARRAVTGMRGMWLATVANRDWPSRAGLRASEQRAELIEHLDNAVRHRLNTVIFQVRPTADALWPSAFEPWSEYLTGSQGRDPGWDPLGTAVKEAHARGLELHAWFNPYRVATHDDPARLVPSHPGRRNPAWVVPYGGKLYYNPGLPEVRAFVQDAMMDAVEKYAVDGVHFDDYFYPYPVAGRSFDDGGTYGTYGSGFATKAAWRRENIDLLVRETAERVKRIRPAARFGVSPFGVWRNAATDPKGSDTRAGVQTYDDLHADTRKWVREGWLDYIVPQLYWNIGLDAADYARLLPWWAEVARGSRTQLYVGEALYKAGDPAQPAAWQDPAELSRHLTLARNHPEVRGHVFFSAKEVADDRIGAMARVSADHYTQPAGTSR, encoded by the coding sequence ATGGGCCGTGTCTCGCGTCGTGCTTTCGCGGTGGCGGCGTTGTCGGCGTTCACCATGGCGCCCCGGGCGTCGGCGGCACCCGTTCCGTCGGACGCACCGACGCCGCCGGCGCCGCTCCCCGCCCCGGAACGGCCCGCACGCCGTGCCGTCACCGGGATGCGGGGCATGTGGCTGGCCACGGTGGCCAACCGCGACTGGCCCAGCCGTGCGGGGCTGCGCGCGTCCGAGCAGCGTGCGGAACTGATCGAGCACCTCGACAACGCGGTGCGGCACCGTCTCAACACCGTGATCTTCCAGGTGCGACCGACGGCGGACGCGCTGTGGCCCTCGGCGTTCGAGCCCTGGTCGGAGTACCTGACCGGCAGCCAGGGCCGCGACCCCGGCTGGGACCCGCTGGGCACCGCCGTGAAGGAGGCCCACGCCCGCGGCCTGGAACTGCACGCCTGGTTCAACCCGTACCGCGTCGCCACGCACGACGACCCGGCCCGCCTGGTGCCCTCCCACCCCGGGCGCCGGAACCCCGCGTGGGTGGTGCCCTACGGCGGGAAGCTCTACTACAACCCGGGGCTGCCCGAGGTCCGGGCCTTCGTCCAGGACGCGATGATGGACGCGGTGGAGAAGTACGCGGTGGACGGCGTCCACTTCGACGACTACTTCTACCCCTATCCGGTGGCGGGCCGGAGCTTCGACGACGGCGGCACCTACGGCACCTACGGCAGCGGCTTCGCCACCAAGGCGGCCTGGCGCCGGGAGAACATCGACCTGCTGGTGCGCGAGACCGCGGAACGCGTCAAGAGGATCCGGCCCGCCGCCCGCTTCGGGGTCAGCCCCTTCGGGGTGTGGCGCAACGCGGCCACCGACCCGAAGGGCTCGGACACCAGGGCGGGCGTGCAGACCTACGACGACCTGCACGCGGACACCCGCAAGTGGGTGCGCGAGGGCTGGCTCGACTACATCGTGCCGCAGCTCTACTGGAACATCGGCCTGGACGCCGCCGACTACGCGCGACTGCTCCCCTGGTGGGCCGAGGTCGCCCGGGGCAGCCGGACGCAGCTCTACGTGGGCGAGGCGCTGTACAAGGCCGGCGACCCGGCGCAGCCCGCCGCCTGGCAGGACCCGGCCGAACTGTCCCGGCACCTCACGCTGGCCCGGAACCATCCCGAGGTGCGCGGTCACGTCTTCTTCTCCGCGAAGGAGGTGGCCGACGACCGGATCGGCGCGATGGCGCGGGTGAGTGCCGACCACTACACACAGCCGGCCGGCACCTCGCGCTAG
- a CDS encoding DUF6314 family protein, whose amino-acid sequence MGELWPVPDVLAFLAGRWRTERSVRDLASGAEGRFEGTTAFDALDGDGLLGRETGAFTWQGVTRPAERTLRYAPGPSPGICDVYFADGRPFHGLDLTSGHHVADHPCAADLYRGEFTVRDEDHWRTVWRVGGPAKDLLLTTDYLRETPDS is encoded by the coding sequence ATGGGCGAGTTGTGGCCGGTGCCGGACGTGCTGGCGTTTCTCGCGGGCCGGTGGCGCACCGAGCGGTCGGTGCGGGATCTGGCGAGCGGCGCGGAGGGCCGCTTCGAGGGGACCACGGCGTTCGACGCGCTCGACGGCGACGGGCTGCTCGGCCGGGAGACCGGCGCCTTCACCTGGCAGGGCGTGACCCGCCCCGCCGAGCGGACGCTGCGCTACGCGCCGGGGCCCTCGCCCGGCATCTGCGACGTGTACTTCGCGGACGGCAGGCCCTTCCACGGCCTGGATCTGACCTCGGGCCACCACGTGGCCGACCACCCGTGCGCCGCCGACCTCTACCGCGGCGAGTTCACCGTCCGGGACGAGGACCACTGGCGGACCGTGTGGCGCGTGGGCGGCCCGGCGAAGGACCTGCTGCTCACGACGGACTACCTTCGCGAGACGCCGGATTCCTGA
- a CDS encoding 2OG-Fe(II) oxygenase produces the protein MCTDAVWRLPVTVCRITQFLGEQTAGALLERAIASASDTLKPSMIRDREVVPDFRRSRSRQDFAAPELIAAMYEVLEGVEHTLGVSCQHTEPSYSLNAHNDGDFYRPHQDTGVEFAPRRLLTFVYYLHRTPRPFDGGELRVFDAALPLHTETAGRWQERTWRDWEPEHDSIVFFLPTAWHEVRPVNCPSKQHADSRFAVNGWLCSPDPAHRGNDASP, from the coding sequence GTGTGTACGGACGCAGTCTGGCGGCTCCCGGTGACGGTCTGTCGCATCACCCAGTTCCTGGGTGAGCAGACGGCCGGCGCCCTACTGGAGCGCGCCATCGCCTCCGCCAGCGACACGTTGAAGCCCTCCATGATTCGCGACCGGGAAGTGGTCCCCGACTTTCGCCGGTCCCGCTCGCGCCAAGACTTCGCCGCGCCTGAGCTGATCGCGGCCATGTACGAGGTGCTGGAGGGGGTCGAGCACACTCTCGGAGTCTCCTGCCAGCACACCGAACCCAGCTACAGCCTCAACGCGCACAACGACGGCGACTTTTACCGGCCGCACCAGGACACCGGCGTCGAGTTCGCCCCCCGGCGCCTGCTCACATTCGTGTACTACCTGCATCGCACACCCCGGCCTTTCGATGGGGGCGAGCTGCGTGTGTTCGACGCGGCTCTGCCCCTGCACACCGAGACGGCCGGGAGATGGCAGGAGCGCACCTGGCGGGACTGGGAGCCCGAGCACGACAGCATCGTCTTCTTCCTACCCACCGCCTGGCATGAGGTAAGGCCGGTCAACTGCCCGAGCAAGCAGCACGCGGACAGCCGCTTCGCCGTCAACGGCTGGCTGTGCAGCCCCGACCCCGCGCACCGTGGGAATGACGCGAGCCCGTGA